From Microbacterium sp. 10M-3C3:
AGGACCTGCGCCGCCAGGCCGCGTCGGCCCTCGTCGCGACCGACGACGCCATCCGCGCCAGCGAGCAGGAGCTCGGCTTCGCCACCGCGCAGTACGGGGATGAGGCCACGCACGAGTTCTCGCAGGCGCTCGGCGCCGCGCGAGAGGCGCTCACGCAGGCGTTCACGCTGCAGCAGCAGCTCGACGACGGCACCCCCGACACCGAGGAGCAGGTGCGGGCGTGGAACGCCCAGATCGTCGAGCTGTGCCGCACGGCGAACGCGACGCTCGAGGAGAAGTCCGCGACCTTCGCGGAGCTCCGCAAGCTCGAGCAGGACGCGCCGGGCGCCCTGGAACGCGTCCGCGGCGATCGCGCGGCCGCCGCATCCGCCCTCGACGGCGCCGACGCGCAGCTGCGCGCGCTGGCCGCCGCGTACGCGCCGGACGCCCTGGCCGCGGTCGAGGGGAACGTCGATCAGGCACGCTCGCGCCTCGCCTTCGCCGACGAGCGGATCGCCGCCGCCGAAGCCGCGCTCGCCTCCTCCGACACCGGCGAGGCGGCGGTCGCCATCCGCGGCGCCGAGGAGGCCGTCGGGCAGGCGAAGCTCCTCGAGACGGCGATCACGACGCTCGCCACCGACCTCGCCGAGGCGGAGCGCCAGGCCGGCGCCCTCGCGTCGGCGATCGAGGACGACATCGCCGCCGCGCAGGCGATGCCCGACCCCGACGGGCGGATCGCGCCCGTCGTCGCGTCGACGCGGGACCGCGTCGACGCCGCGCGCGCCCGGCTCCAGTCCGCGCCGCGCCGCCCGCAGCAGACCCTCCAGGAGCTGCAGGAGGCCGACCGCGAGATCGACGGCGTCGTGCAGGCCGTCCGCGACGCGGCCGCCCGCGCGCAGCGCGTCGGGCAGCAATTGGACGCGACCATCGCGCAGGCGCAGGCGCAGGTCTCCGCCGCCGAGAGCTTCATCACCTCGCGCCGCGGGGCGATCGGAACGGAGGCGCGCACGCGCCTGTCGGAGGCCGGCGCGGCCCTCGTCCGCGCGCAGGGGCTGCGGACCGCCGACCCCGACGCGGCGCTCGCCGAGGCGCAGCGCGCCGACGACCTGGCGGCGCGCGCGATCCAGTCCGCGCGCAACGACGTCGGCGGCTTCGCGATGCCCGAGACGGGCCTGGGCTCGCGCGGCGGCGGCACCGACAGCTTCCTCGGCGCGGTGCTCGGCGGCATCGTCGGCGATGCGCTGTCCGGCGGGTCGTCGCGGCGCTCGGGCGGCTGGGGCGGCGGCTTCGGCGGAGGGGGCTTCGGCGGAGGGGGCTTCGGCGGCGGGTTCGGCGGCGGCTTCGGCGGTTCGCGGGGCGGCAGCCGCTCGCGCAGCGGCGGCGGCAGTTTCCGCGCCGGCGGCTTCGGCGGCGGATCGCGGTCGCGGCGGGGAGGTGGGCGCTTCTGAGGTCCGCCGCATCCGTTCCGACACAGACAACTCGTAGCTAACCTCGAAAGACTCGGATCCCGAGGTCCACAGGAAGGAACCCCGATGGCCAAGCAGTCCATCTTCGGTCGTATCTCCACGCTCATGCGCGCGAACATCAACGCGCTCCTCGACCAGGCCGAGGACCCGCAGAAGATGCTCGATCAGCTGGTGCGCGACTACACGAACTCCATCGCCGACGCCGAGTCGGCCATCGCCGAGACGATCGGCAACCTGCGCCTGCTCGAGCGCGACCACCAGGAGGACGTCCAGGCGGCGGCCGAATGGGGCAACAAGGCGCTCGCCGCCAGCCGCAAGGCCGACGAGCTGCGCTCGGCGGGCAACGCCGTCGAGGCGGACAAGTTCGACAACCTCGCCAAGATCGCGCTGCAGCGGCAGATCACGTCGGAGAACGAGGCGAAGACCGCCGAGCCGACGATCGCGTCGCAGACCGAGGTCGTCGACAAGCTCAAGGACGGCCTGAACGGCATGAAGGCCAAGCTCGAGCAGCTGAAGTCCAAGCGCAGCGAGCTGCTCGCCCGCGCGAAGGTCGCCGAGGCCCAGAACAAGGTCCACGACGCGGTCAAGTCGATCGACGTGCTCGACCCGACCAGCGAGCTCGGCCGCTTCGAGGACAAGATCCGTCGCGAGGAGGCGCTCGCCGCCGGCAAGCAGGAGCTGGCCGCCTCGACGATCGACGCGCAGTTCAATCAGCTCGAGGACGTCGGCGAGCTCACCGAGGTCGAGGCGCGCCTGGCCGCGCTGAAGGCGGGCTCGTCGGGCGGGCAGCTGACCGCCGGGCAGCAGCAGGCGCAGCCGCAGGCGCTGAACGCCAGCCCCGACCAGGTCTGATCCGCGAAAGTGCACCCTCGCGCCGAGACCGCTCCCCCGACGGAGCGGTCTCGGCCGCAGGGTGCACTTTCGGCGTTCCGGAAGAGAGGATGAGCGGATGACGCGCTTCGTCGTCGTGCCGCAATGGCAGGGCTCCCCCGCACCGCGCGCGATGCTGCTGCGCGACGGGGCCGAGGCGATCGCGGGCGACCTGCCCCGCGGCGCGACGATCGTGCTGGACGTGCCGCTGGAAGCGGGCGACGCGCAGGGCACCGGCATCCATCGCATGAGCGCGGTGCGCCGCATCGCCGCCGCCGTCGAGGACGCGCTGGCGTCGTCGTCCGATCGTGTCGTGCTCGTGGGCGGCGACTGCAGCATCACCCTCCCGGGCGTCGCCCACGTCGCCGGAGATGACGGCGCCGACGACCTCGCGGTCGTGTGGATCGACGCCCACCCCGACCTCAACGACGCCGAGAGCTCGCCCTCGGGCGCCCTCGCGGGCATGACGCTGCGCGCGCTGCTGGGCGGCGTGCCGGATGCGGCGCCCCGCGCGCTGGTCGCGCCCGAGCGCGTCGTGGTGGTCGGCGCCCGCGAGCGCGACCCGGCGGAAGAGGTCGAGCTCGCCACCTCGCCGCTGCGCGACCTGCCGGCCGACGCCCTCGCCGACCCCGGCGCGCTCGCGCGGGAGGTCGCCGCGACCGGCGCCTCCCGCGTCTACGTGCACATCGACCTCGACGCGCTCGACCCGGCCGAGTTCACCGGATCGTCGTGGGCGATCCCGTTCGGCGTGCGCGTCGCAGACCTCGTCGCGTCGCTGCAGCGGCTGAAGGCCTCGGTGCCGATCGCCGGCGCGACGATCGCCGGGTTCGCCCCGCCCTCCCCCGACGCCGCCGTCGACGACCTCGGCGCGATCCTGCGGCTCGTGGGAGCCGTCGCATGATCGCCGCTCCCCCGCCCGGCTGGCGCGAGGAAGCCGAGCGCGCCGTGAAGCGCGGCCGCGTCATCGAGAACCTCATCCCCGGACCGCTGCTGGACTCCCCGATCAGCCTCGCGGGCTACATCTACGGCACGGTCGTGGGGTTCGTGTGGGGCGGGCTGTGGAGCACCGGCCGCGTCGAACGCCGCGACGGCATGTGGATCTTCCGCGGGATGCCGTCGTGGACCTACCCGCGCGGCGGCACGACCGTCGGCGCGTGCTTCCTCACCGGCGACGCGCCGGTTACGCGCGCCCTCCTGCGCCACGAGCGGGTGCACGCACGCCAGTGGCGCCGCTTCGGCATGCTCATGCCGCTGCTGTACTGGGTTGCCGGGCGCGATCCGCTGCGCAACCGCTTCGAGATCGAGGCGGGACTCGCCGACGGCAACTACGTGCCACGCGACGCCGTGTGAGAGGGGCGGGTCAGCGCGCGGTGGCGAGACCGAAGCGCTCGGGAGTGTGGATCGCCTCGCGCGCCATGCCGCGACGCTCGACGAGCTCGTCCACGATGTCGGCCGTGCCGAGGTAGCCGCCGAGGAGGATGACGCGCGTCGCGTCGCCTTCGTCGAGCATCTCCTGCGCCCACGCGGAGACGGCGCGTGCGACGGCCTGGCCGGGCGCGCAGCCGCGACCGCTGCCGGGGGCGCCGCTGCGCCGCGAGCGGTCGAGCCACGTCACCGTCATGCGCGCCGGCGCGGCGATCGTGCCGATCCACGACGCATCCGGCACCTCGATGAACACGCGGCCGGTCGAGCACAGCGGGAGCGTTGCGAGCACGGCCTCGAGCTCGGCGAGCGAGCCCTCATCGGCGGTCACGAGGTGCTGCACGCGGCGGTGGCGCGGCGCGCGGCAGGCGGCGGGGTCGTGCTCGGGCTGAGGGGACATGACACGTCGATGATACCCGATGGATAGGCTTGCCTAACCTGATCTCTCGCTCGCGAGAGATCGAGCCCCGGCGACAGCGCCGGTCAGGCGGGGGCGATCAGGATGCGGCGGAGGTGCGCGATCTCGTCGTCGGCGAGCCCGTTCGCGCGCAGGTAGTCGGCCGGCGAGCCGAAGACCGCATCCAGGTGCTCGAGCATCGCTCGCATGACCGGCGCCGGCGATCGCGTCGCGAGCTCCTCGAGGTTGACGGCGTCGGGGTGCATCGTGCGCAGCTGACGCAGGACGGCGGCGTTGCGTTCGGCGGGCAGCATGCTCTCGGTGCGCGCGTAGTCGGCGATGACGGCCTCCGTCTCGACACCGGCGGCGGCGAGGGTGAGCGCGACCACGACGCCGGTGCGATCCTTGCCCACCGTGCAGTGCACGAGCACCGGCTGGGCCTCGATGATGCCGCGCACCACCTCCACCACCTGGTCGGCCGACTCGTCGATCAGGCTCGAGTACAGGCCCGCCAGGTTCACATCGGCCGCGAAGAACGACGCCACCGAGCCGGTGAAAAGGGGCACGCGCTGCGTCTCCAGATCGAGGCCGTCGATGCGGCTCGGCTCCCACCGCACCTCGACGTCGTCGCGCAGATCGATGATGCGCCGCAGGCCCAGCCCGCGGAGGGCCGCGCGCCCCTCATCGGTGACCGCCGCGAGGTTGCCGGAGCGGTAGAGCACCCCCGAGCGCGTGACGCCGCCGGCCGCGGGCAGCCCGCCCACGTCGCGGAAGTTCATCGCGCCCGGGACGAGCGTGCCCGATGCGGTCATACGTCGACGTCGTCGCGCGAGGGCACGGGGTACCGACCGGCGATCGCGACCCGGTTGAAGGCGTTGATGGAGACGAGGATCCAGCTGAGGGCGACGTACTCGTCCTTCGTGAACAGCTCGGCGGCGGTGTCGTACACATCGTCGGGCACGCCGTCCTCGGAGATGAACGTGAACGCCTCCGTGAGCTCGAGCGCGGCCCGCTCGCGGTCGCTGAAGACGCCGGACTCCCGCCACACCGACAGCTGCATGAGCGTGTCGGACGACACGCCCGCCGCCTGCGCGCGGTCGACGTGCACGCGCACGCAATAGGCGCACCCGTTCAGCTGCGACGCGTGCACCTGCACGAGCTCCTTCAGCCGCGCGTCGATGCCGGCGTCTGCGGCGACGGCGCCGACCGACTTCGCGAACGCGTCGAGCGCCTTGTAGGCCGTCGGCGCCGACTTCGACAGATGCACACGATGCTCGCCCATGCCGACAGCGTAATCTTCCCGGCGCCGCCGGGATCAGGCGGGATGATGAACGAAGCCTTTCCCCACCGCTGGAGGATGCCGCGTGTCCGAGCCCCTGCCCTCGTCCTCGATCGACGCGTTCGACGAGTTCTCGTTCCTGCCGGCGCAGGCCGCCGACATCGGGGTCGCCGGCCCGCTCCCCCGCGCCGAGCGGCTGAGCCTCGCCCTCGCCGACGGCCGCACGCTCAGCGCGCTGCGCTACGGCGACGCGCCGCCGGTGGTGACCTTCCTCCACGGCGCCGGCCTGAACGCCCACACGTGGGACACCGCCGTCCTCGCCCTCGGGCTCCCCGCCCTCGCGATCGACCTCCCCGGGCACGGCGACTCGTCGTGGCGGCCGGATGCGGCGTACGTCGGCCCGGTGCTGGCCGCAGACGTCGTGACGGGCCTGGAGCGCTGGACCGACCGACCGCAGGTCGTCGTGGGGCAGTCCCTCGGCGGCCTGACCGCCGCCTCCCTCGCCGCGACCCGGCCCGACCTGGTCGCACGTCTTGTGATCGTCGACATCACCCCGGGCGTGGACCCCGGCGCGGGGCCGTCGCAGATCCGGGCGTTCTTCGCCGGTCCGACCGACTGGGCCTCGCGCGACGAGCTCGTGGACCGCGCCCTGGCCTTCGGCCTCGGCGGGGGCACGCGCCGCACCGCCGAGCGCGGCGTGTACTTGAACTCCCGCGTCCGCGCCGACGGCCGGGTGGAGTGGAAGCACCACTTCGCGCGCCTCGCGGCGGCCGCCGCATCCGCCGACTCCGCGGCCGCCGCGCCGCAGCCCGACGACGCCGTGCGCAGCGCGCTGTCGGCGGCCGGATGGGACGACCTCGCTCTCGTCACGGCGCCGATCACCCTCGTCCGCGGCGAGCGCGGCTACGTCACCCCCGACGACGCCGCCGAGTTCGCGCGCCGCCTGCCGCACGCCGAGATCCGCGCCCTCGACGGCGCCCACAACCTTCAAGAGGACGCCCCCGTCGCGCTCGCCGGGCTCATCCGTGCGCTCGCGACATCCGAGCCGGCCGGCGGGCGATGACCGCGGGCCGGGAACATGACGCGCGCCCAGGTGTTGCAGGTAACACGACGACGCGGATTCCGCCCCGACAATAGGCTGTTACCGCACCGAGTTGCCCCAGCGGCACCGACAGCATCGATGATGCCGCTGGCCTGCGAAAGGATCACCCACCCATGTCGCGACGCACCGCGCTCGCCGCCTCCGCCCTGCTGCTCACGAGCGTGCTCGCCCTCGCCTCGTGCACGGGAGGCGGATCCCCCGCCCCCACCGCCGGGGGCGGCGAACCCGACCCGGACGGCACCCTGACGGTGCGCCTCGCTCTCGAGCCGACGAACCTCGACATCCGCCACACCGCCGGGGCGGCGCTCGAGCAGGCGCTCGTGGACAACGTGTATCAGGGGCTGGTCACGCGCGACGCCGACAACGAGGTCGTCGGCGCGCTGGCATCGGACTGGGAGATCTCCCCCGACGGCCTCACGTACACGTTCACCCTCCAGGACGGCGTGACCTTCCAAGACGGCACGGCGCTCACGGCCAACGACGTCGTCACCTCCTACACGGCCGCGCGCGACGACGCGACAATCGTCAACGGCAGCGACCTGGCCGGCGCGACCTCCATCACCGCGCCCGACGACAAGACCGTCGTCATCACCCTCGCCGCACCGAACGCCGACTTCCTCTTCGCGCTGACCGGCCGCGCGGGGCTGGTCTTCAAGACCGGCGACACGGCCGACCTGCAGACCACCGCCAACGGCACCGGACCCTTCACGGTGTCGGAGTGGAACCAGGGCGACAGCCTCGTGCTGGCCCGCAACGACGCGTACTGGGGCGAGAAGGCGGGTGTCGCCGAGGTCGTGCTGGACTACATCCCCGACCAGAGCGCCGCCGCCAACGCCGCGACCGCCGGCGACGTCGACGTCGTCACGGAGGTCGACCCGGAGTTCCGCGACCAGATCGAAGGCCTCGGCACGTTCGCGCTCCAGACGGGACAGACCACCGACAAGGGCACGCTCGCGTTCAACAACGCGCGCCCGCCGCTGAACGACCCGCGCGTGCGCGAGGCGCTGCGCTCCGCGATCGACCACGACGCGCTCATCGAGGCGCTCGGCGGTGCCGCGGAGCCGCTGTCGGGCCCGATCCCGCCGCTGGACCCGGGATACGAGGACCTCTCCGACACCGTGTCGTACGACCCCGAGCGCGCCAAGGAGCTGCTCGCCGAGGCCGGCCAGGAGGACCTCGAGCTCACACTCACCATCCCGTCGGTGTACACCTCGACGATCCCGACCTACCTCGTCTCGGCGTTCGACGACATCGGCGTCACGCTCAAGGTCGACAGCGTCGAGTTCCCCGCGTGGCTGCAGAACGTGTACACGAACAAGGACTACGACCTGAGCTTCGTGCGCCACGTCGAGGCGCACGACTTCGGCAACTGGGCGAATCCGGACTACTACTTCGACTACGACAACGCGCAGGTGCAGGAGCTGTACGCGCAGTCGCAGGCGTCGACCGACCCGCAGGAGACCGACCGCCTCCTCGCCGAGGCCGCACGCATCGTGGCGGAGGACGACGCCGCCGACTGGCTGTTCCTGGCCACGCCGATCACGGCTGTCGGCACGAACGTGTCCGACTTCCCGGAGAACTCGCTCAACGTGCGCATGCCGCTGGCGGGTGTGACGGTGTCGTCGGAGTGATCCGCTACGCGCTGACACGGCTCGCCCTGCTCGTGGTGGGGCTCGCCGTGGCCAGTGTGCTGATCTTCCTGTCGCTGCGGGTGCTGCCCGGCGACGTCGCGCAGCTCATCGCGGGGACGGATGCGACGCCCGAGGCCGTCGCCGCCATCCGCGAGAGCCTCGGGCTGAACGCGCCGCTGTGGCAGCAGTACGGGGCATGGATCGCCGGCGTCTTCCGCGGCG
This genomic window contains:
- a CDS encoding TPM domain-containing protein; the encoded protein is MAAHTPKSARPGAGARVLAIVAVVFALVVAPALSAAATEPVPLGTGYILDDAEILSPGEETQAQQRLEGLKADTGLDLWVVYVDDFTDPSSAEDWANDTAQLNGLGPTQYVLAIAVESRQMYLSGDTSGPVSGSQLGDIEQDRIIPALQDGAWAGAITAAANGLTAAVGGGGASGAGGAGAGAAISPLTLILLVLAAIAVIVVIVVLVRRRSKARVGAGGTDAAAPQISTEDLRRQAASALVATDDAIRASEQELGFATAQYGDEATHEFSQALGAAREALTQAFTLQQQLDDGTPDTEEQVRAWNAQIVELCRTANATLEEKSATFAELRKLEQDAPGALERVRGDRAAAASALDGADAQLRALAAAYAPDALAAVEGNVDQARSRLAFADERIAAAEAALASSDTGEAAVAIRGAEEAVGQAKLLETAITTLATDLAEAERQAGALASAIEDDIAAAQAMPDPDGRIAPVVASTRDRVDAARARLQSAPRRPQQTLQELQEADREIDGVVQAVRDAAARAQRVGQQLDATIAQAQAQVSAAESFITSRRGAIGTEARTRLSEAGAALVRAQGLRTADPDAALAEAQRADDLAARAIQSARNDVGGFAMPETGLGSRGGGTDSFLGAVLGGIVGDALSGGSSRRSGGWGGGFGGGGFGGGGFGGGFGGGFGGSRGGSRSRSGGGSFRAGGFGGGSRSRRGGGRF
- a CDS encoding PspA/IM30 family protein translates to MAKQSIFGRISTLMRANINALLDQAEDPQKMLDQLVRDYTNSIADAESAIAETIGNLRLLERDHQEDVQAAAEWGNKALAASRKADELRSAGNAVEADKFDNLAKIALQRQITSENEAKTAEPTIASQTEVVDKLKDGLNGMKAKLEQLKSKRSELLARAKVAEAQNKVHDAVKSIDVLDPTSELGRFEDKIRREEALAAGKQELAASTIDAQFNQLEDVGELTEVEARLAALKAGSSGGQLTAGQQQAQPQALNASPDQV
- a CDS encoding arginase family protein, with the protein product MTRFVVVPQWQGSPAPRAMLLRDGAEAIAGDLPRGATIVLDVPLEAGDAQGTGIHRMSAVRRIAAAVEDALASSSDRVVLVGGDCSITLPGVAHVAGDDGADDLAVVWIDAHPDLNDAESSPSGALAGMTLRALLGGVPDAAPRALVAPERVVVVGARERDPAEEVELATSPLRDLPADALADPGALAREVAATGASRVYVHIDLDALDPAEFTGSSWAIPFGVRVADLVASLQRLKASVPIAGATIAGFAPPSPDAAVDDLGAILRLVGAVA
- a CDS encoding Fe-S oxidoreductase, yielding MIAAPPPGWREEAERAVKRGRVIENLIPGPLLDSPISLAGYIYGTVVGFVWGGLWSTGRVERRDGMWIFRGMPSWTYPRGGTTVGACFLTGDAPVTRALLRHERVHARQWRRFGMLMPLLYWVAGRDPLRNRFEIEAGLADGNYVPRDAV
- a CDS encoding SIP domain-containing protein — translated: MSPQPEHDPAACRAPRHRRVQHLVTADEGSLAELEAVLATLPLCSTGRVFIEVPDASWIGTIAAPARMTVTWLDRSRRSGAPGSGRGCAPGQAVARAVSAWAQEMLDEGDATRVILLGGYLGTADIVDELVERRGMAREAIHTPERFGLATAR
- a CDS encoding tyrosine-protein phosphatase gives rise to the protein MTASGTLVPGAMNFRDVGGLPAAGGVTRSGVLYRSGNLAAVTDEGRAALRGLGLRRIIDLRDDVEVRWEPSRIDGLDLETQRVPLFTGSVASFFAADVNLAGLYSSLIDESADQVVEVVRGIIEAQPVLVHCTVGKDRTGVVVALTLAAAGVETEAVIADYARTESMLPAERNAAVLRQLRTMHPDAVNLEELATRSPAPVMRAMLEHLDAVFGSPADYLRANGLADDEIAHLRRILIAPA
- a CDS encoding carboxymuconolactone decarboxylase family protein, producing MGEHRVHLSKSAPTAYKALDAFAKSVGAVAADAGIDARLKELVQVHASQLNGCAYCVRVHVDRAQAAGVSSDTLMQLSVWRESGVFSDRERAALELTEAFTFISEDGVPDDVYDTAAELFTKDEYVALSWILVSINAFNRVAIAGRYPVPSRDDVDV
- a CDS encoding alpha/beta hydrolase; the protein is MSEPLPSSSIDAFDEFSFLPAQAADIGVAGPLPRAERLSLALADGRTLSALRYGDAPPVVTFLHGAGLNAHTWDTAVLALGLPALAIDLPGHGDSSWRPDAAYVGPVLAADVVTGLERWTDRPQVVVGQSLGGLTAASLAATRPDLVARLVIVDITPGVDPGAGPSQIRAFFAGPTDWASRDELVDRALAFGLGGGTRRTAERGVYLNSRVRADGRVEWKHHFARLAAAAASADSAAAAPQPDDAVRSALSAAGWDDLALVTAPITLVRGERGYVTPDDAAEFARRLPHAEIRALDGAHNLQEDAPVALAGLIRALATSEPAGGR
- a CDS encoding ABC transporter substrate-binding protein codes for the protein MSRRTALAASALLLTSVLALASCTGGGSPAPTAGGGEPDPDGTLTVRLALEPTNLDIRHTAGAALEQALVDNVYQGLVTRDADNEVVGALASDWEISPDGLTYTFTLQDGVTFQDGTALTANDVVTSYTAARDDATIVNGSDLAGATSITAPDDKTVVITLAAPNADFLFALTGRAGLVFKTGDTADLQTTANGTGPFTVSEWNQGDSLVLARNDAYWGEKAGVAEVVLDYIPDQSAAANAATAGDVDVVTEVDPEFRDQIEGLGTFALQTGQTTDKGTLAFNNARPPLNDPRVREALRSAIDHDALIEALGGAAEPLSGPIPPLDPGYEDLSDTVSYDPERAKELLAEAGQEDLELTLTIPSVYTSTIPTYLVSAFDDIGVTLKVDSVEFPAWLQNVYTNKDYDLSFVRHVEAHDFGNWANPDYYFDYDNAQVQELYAQSQASTDPQETDRLLAEAARIVAEDDAADWLFLATPITAVGTNVSDFPENSLNVRMPLAGVTVSSE